A single region of the Nocardioides aquaticus genome encodes:
- a CDS encoding glycerophosphodiester phosphodiesterase, with protein MAAGSLAAAPTATAAPTSCDSLEVIAHRGDDTRGIDQNTVAAYDKVNRNGYSIEADVWVDAEQVLWMFHDRSTFKSTGTPGLINQMTTAEVEALRYRKAGSPLLKLEDAFTAFEAYPETRVYLEPKNPSVADDVADAVVARGRTTSTWITGYTDQVRAAQPTVQVVQKVDGTLPRRPRAFLRAGVGIVAGQSGRLEARTVARYQRRGIEVQGRNIKKTGSWRRLIQAGADAQLTDRPAGLVAFCPVALEDPRIKPRRSGRTGPRAMVIRGSFFYDVQNVRVAGREVAFKVASPQRIDARIKGVRAKRVRVYVRTPNGAVERTVRLRR; from the coding sequence ATGGCCGCGGGCTCCCTCGCCGCCGCTCCCACTGCCACCGCGGCACCGACGTCCTGCGACTCCCTCGAGGTGATCGCCCACCGGGGCGACGACACCCGTGGCATCGACCAGAACACCGTCGCCGCCTACGACAAGGTAAACCGGAACGGCTACAGCATCGAGGCCGACGTGTGGGTCGACGCCGAGCAGGTGCTGTGGATGTTCCACGACCGCAGCACGTTCAAGTCGACCGGCACGCCCGGACTGATCAACCAGATGACCACCGCCGAGGTGGAGGCGTTGCGCTACCGCAAGGCCGGCTCGCCGCTGCTGAAGCTCGAGGACGCCTTCACCGCGTTCGAGGCCTACCCGGAGACGCGGGTCTACCTCGAGCCCAAGAACCCCTCCGTCGCCGACGACGTGGCCGATGCCGTCGTCGCCCGCGGCCGCACCACGTCGACCTGGATCACGGGGTACACGGACCAGGTCCGTGCAGCGCAGCCGACCGTCCAGGTGGTCCAGAAGGTCGACGGCACCCTCCCCCGGCGTCCCAGGGCCTTCCTCCGAGCCGGAGTCGGCATCGTCGCCGGCCAGTCCGGTCGTCTCGAGGCCAGGACGGTAGCGCGCTACCAGCGCCGGGGCATCGAGGTGCAGGGCCGCAACATCAAGAAGACGGGGTCCTGGCGGCGCCTCATCCAGGCCGGGGCCGACGCCCAGCTGACCGACCGGCCGGCTGGACTCGTGGCCTTCTGCCCCGTGGCGCTCGAGGACCCGCGGATCAAGCCCCGCAGGTCCGGTCGCACGGGCCCTCGCGCGATGGTCATCCGTGGCTCGTTCTTCTACGACGTCCAGAACGTCCGTGTCGCCGGCCGCGAGGTCGCCTTCAAGGTGGCCTCGCCCCAGCGCATCGACGCCCGGATCAAGGGCGTGCGGGCCAAGCGGGTCCGCGTCTACGTCCGCACCCCGAACGGTGCGGTCGAGCGCACGGTCCGCCTGCGGCGCTGA
- a CDS encoding glycosyltransferase, which produces MRVVAWPARKNADTNPYQRLLYDAVAASGTEVEEFCPNALMRVRRGDVLHLHWPDVYLAAGEGWRFWQRLAKLRGAVVLAQARGARVVWTAHNLRRPTQRNAAKLEKFFWPWFLRSLDGVIFMTEGSRHRALATEKDLRDTPTIVIPHGHYREVAAKHADNETRRPRVDGDEALTALFFGSVAAYKGVHRLVGAFDGVRGHPRLRVLGAHSSQAPDVALQPILASLASDVRDRIEVRDVFLAEAALVDAVRRADLVVLPYDEVDNSGSALFALSVGRPILVSDVAPFRELRQLVGDEWVWIYEGALTAAVLEVSLERARSLRDSKAVPDLAALDWDTLGRATTDFYRRTVDRRGETSDAPRRVRIVHETNPTKYFPALLDLAEQGRIDIVGLHRYSVVKEWLRAGLKDRTPWWTRTRHALGDAWFRLQVPFVSGETIVLGFAPWDWRLLVYRQLARRNRIILHTSWPDWADHHVPRSGGPLLGLRKRAWVGFLADSAVTVVCVMPQIRDELAERFGAAATVIPHAVPDVFFDQDPTRDDVGPLRLLYVGELSDKKGIPQLLALARDVAAEGVTLTLVGDGPLRGACEKASQEVPSIVVHGPERDRKRLAGMFGEHHVLMLLSQREGSWQELFGIVVVEAVAAGAVVVATDHIGPSALLGGWTPETLVDERSVRCAARLVRTLANDRALVARLAARQRPAADPFRMSAITHAWLRALNAGRDPEGQA; this is translated from the coding sequence GTGAGGGTTGTCGCCTGGCCGGCGCGTAAGAACGCCGACACCAACCCGTACCAACGGCTCTTGTATGACGCTGTTGCTGCCAGCGGAACCGAGGTGGAGGAATTCTGCCCGAACGCCCTCATGCGGGTCAGGCGGGGAGACGTCCTGCACCTGCACTGGCCAGACGTCTACCTCGCGGCCGGGGAGGGGTGGCGCTTCTGGCAACGCCTCGCCAAGCTTCGCGGCGCAGTAGTGCTGGCACAGGCGCGGGGAGCTCGGGTCGTGTGGACCGCACACAATCTGCGGCGGCCGACGCAGCGCAACGCGGCGAAGCTGGAGAAATTCTTCTGGCCGTGGTTCCTGCGCTCTTTGGATGGCGTGATCTTCATGACCGAGGGTTCGAGGCACCGAGCGCTTGCCACGGAGAAGGACCTACGCGACACCCCGACGATCGTCATCCCCCACGGCCACTACCGCGAGGTCGCAGCAAAACACGCGGATAACGAGACGAGGCGGCCGAGAGTCGACGGCGATGAGGCGCTGACTGCCTTGTTCTTCGGCAGTGTCGCGGCCTACAAGGGAGTCCACCGCCTCGTAGGCGCATTCGACGGTGTCAGGGGCCACCCCCGGCTGAGAGTGCTCGGCGCTCACAGCAGCCAGGCTCCGGACGTCGCGCTACAACCCATCCTCGCCTCGCTGGCGTCCGACGTGCGGGACCGGATCGAGGTCCGGGACGTATTCCTTGCCGAGGCCGCCCTTGTCGACGCCGTGCGCCGTGCCGACCTTGTCGTGCTGCCGTACGACGAGGTCGACAACTCGGGGTCGGCCCTCTTCGCCTTGTCCGTTGGACGTCCCATCCTCGTCTCGGACGTAGCCCCCTTCCGTGAACTGCGTCAGCTGGTCGGTGACGAGTGGGTCTGGATCTATGAGGGCGCCCTGACAGCCGCGGTGCTCGAGGTCTCGCTCGAACGGGCCCGTTCTTTGCGGGATTCGAAGGCTGTGCCGGACCTTGCAGCCCTGGACTGGGACACGCTAGGTCGAGCTACCACCGACTTCTATCGCCGAACGGTCGACCGCCGAGGTGAGACCTCGGACGCCCCCCGCCGTGTTCGGATCGTGCACGAGACCAACCCGACCAAGTACTTCCCTGCGCTGCTCGACCTGGCAGAGCAGGGCCGGATCGACATCGTGGGCCTTCACCGTTACAGCGTCGTCAAGGAATGGCTGCGCGCAGGTCTGAAGGACCGCACGCCGTGGTGGACGAGAACGCGTCACGCACTCGGCGACGCCTGGTTCCGGCTGCAGGTCCCGTTCGTGTCGGGCGAGACGATCGTGCTCGGGTTCGCGCCCTGGGATTGGCGGCTGCTCGTCTACCGCCAGCTCGCCCGGCGGAACCGGATCATCCTGCACACTTCGTGGCCGGATTGGGCCGATCACCATGTCCCGCGTAGCGGGGGTCCACTGCTCGGCTTGCGTAAGAGGGCGTGGGTGGGATTCCTTGCAGATTCCGCGGTCACGGTCGTCTGCGTGATGCCCCAGATCCGCGACGAGCTTGCGGAGCGTTTTGGAGCGGCAGCGACCGTGATCCCCCATGCTGTGCCGGACGTGTTCTTCGACCAAGATCCGACACGCGACGATGTGGGTCCTTTACGGCTTCTGTACGTCGGTGAGCTGTCGGACAAGAAAGGAATTCCGCAGCTGCTCGCGCTTGCACGCGACGTGGCAGCGGAGGGCGTGACCCTCACCCTGGTGGGCGACGGGCCGCTACGCGGTGCATGCGAGAAGGCTTCGCAGGAGGTCCCTTCGATCGTCGTCCACGGCCCTGAGCGGGATCGGAAACGGCTCGCCGGGATGTTCGGCGAGCACCACGTCCTGATGCTCCTGTCGCAGCGCGAGGGATCGTGGCAGGAGCTGTTCGGCATCGTCGTGGTCGAGGCGGTGGCAGCCGGCGCGGTTGTCGTCGCCACTGATCACATCGGCCCCAGCGCTCTTCTTGGGGGCTGGACACCGGAGACGTTGGTCGACGAGCGGTCGGTCCGCTGCGCGGCGCGGCTGGTTCGGACCCTTGCCAACGACCGTGCCCTCGTCGCGCGGTTGGCAGCGCGACAACGACCTGCGGCGGACCCGTTCCGCATGTCCGCCATAACTCACGCATGGCTGCGAGCGCTGAACGCAGGACGGGATCCGGAGGGACAGGCGTGA
- a CDS encoding glycosyltransferase, whose product MAISALSPAQLAGSLRRESAQAPAYTLSTRLGTDLGHAPPYHRAAPPVTRVVHVVEAYGGGAAAAVSDYVESRPDLDHDLVYADRPDARVPPRSESIFASQHMLPSGHLTWIRHLTRLMREAPEGTLFHAHSSMAGVYLRLVSRWVPGRPTAYTPHCYAFERRDKGRAVVLAFYLIEKMMAWWSPATVVAACSPRELSLARKLRRGVAGVVVPNIAPAELGWHPLRKPPATRPVVVGAGRLSPQKDPSYFVACVKALRDADIDVDARWLGDGSPEMRAALEEVGVEVSGWLHRDEFTARLGKADVYVHTGAWEGFPITILEAITAGVPTLARAIPAIQRYYFPVPLTDPRDLVNGLTDLQDEDVWARVEDHHAWLLAMCSRERQVEALTRVYG is encoded by the coding sequence ATGGCCATCTCCGCGCTCAGCCCGGCCCAGCTCGCCGGGTCCCTGCGCCGCGAGTCAGCCCAAGCTCCCGCCTACACCCTCTCCACGCGACTCGGTACCGACCTCGGGCATGCACCGCCCTACCACAGGGCCGCGCCCCCGGTCACCCGCGTCGTGCACGTCGTCGAGGCCTACGGGGGCGGCGCCGCCGCGGCCGTCTCGGACTACGTCGAGAGCAGGCCCGACCTGGACCACGACCTGGTCTATGCCGACCGCCCCGACGCCCGGGTTCCGCCGCGCTCGGAGTCCATCTTCGCTTCGCAGCACATGTTGCCGAGCGGCCACCTGACCTGGATCCGTCATCTGACCCGGCTGATGCGCGAGGCGCCGGAGGGCACGCTGTTCCACGCCCACTCCAGCATGGCCGGCGTCTACCTGCGTCTCGTCTCGAGGTGGGTGCCTGGTCGGCCGACGGCCTACACGCCTCACTGCTACGCCTTCGAGCGCCGCGACAAGGGCCGCGCCGTCGTCCTGGCCTTTTACCTGATCGAGAAGATGATGGCGTGGTGGTCCCCTGCGACGGTGGTGGCTGCCTGCTCCCCGCGCGAGCTCAGCCTGGCACGGAAGCTGCGTCGCGGCGTTGCCGGCGTAGTCGTCCCCAACATCGCCCCGGCCGAGCTCGGCTGGCACCCGCTGCGCAAGCCGCCGGCCACGCGACCGGTGGTCGTGGGCGCTGGTCGCCTCAGCCCGCAAAAGGACCCGTCGTACTTCGTGGCTTGTGTGAAGGCGCTGCGTGACGCCGACATCGACGTCGATGCACGGTGGCTGGGCGACGGCAGCCCGGAGATGCGCGCCGCCCTCGAGGAGGTCGGTGTCGAGGTCAGTGGCTGGCTGCACCGCGACGAGTTCACCGCGCGCCTCGGCAAGGCCGACGTCTACGTGCACACCGGCGCGTGGGAGGGCTTCCCGATCACGATCCTCGAGGCGATCACCGCGGGGGTGCCCACCCTGGCCCGCGCCATCCCCGCCATCCAGCGCTACTACTTCCCGGTGCCCCTGACCGACCCCCGGGACTTGGTCAATGGATTGACCGACCTCCAGGACGAGGACGTCTGGGCCCGTGTCGAGGACCACCACGCCTGGCTGCTCGCCATGTGTTCCCGCGAGCGCCAAGTCGAGGCCCTGACCCGCGTCTACGGCTGA
- a CDS encoding glycosyltransferase — MHHEARVLTDGGHGVEQYLVPSAEEAQLSAVRAGAKAVWNREASREVTRRIKAFRPDVVHVHTPFPLMSPAVFRAARAAGVPAVTTLHSYRYSCVVGTCVRDGAICEDCVGSRTKLAGVRHACYHDSRPATAALTLSLGLHRAMGTFDHCVSRYLTLTEFSRQLLIRDGYPAEKIQVKANSVPDPGYRAVTSDGPRTVLFAGRLVDVKGVRTLLDAWAQVPAGLRLVIAGDGDLRPLVEERAASDSSIEFVGWVSQDKVVELMGAAEVVVVPSQWYEGAPLVILRSLGVGTPVLVSDLENLSAEVLADRVGWAFRTGDAAALAAELDRLRQDPGLAEGLRSAARASYDARYSPVLDLGRLEEVYQLVAGSD; from the coding sequence ATGCACCACGAGGCTCGGGTGCTCACCGACGGCGGTCACGGGGTGGAGCAATACCTCGTGCCCTCGGCGGAGGAGGCGCAGCTGTCGGCGGTGCGGGCAGGCGCGAAAGCGGTGTGGAACAGGGAGGCGTCCCGGGAGGTGACGCGTCGGATCAAGGCGTTCCGGCCCGACGTCGTCCATGTCCACACCCCCTTCCCGCTGATGTCGCCCGCCGTCTTCCGCGCCGCCCGTGCGGCCGGCGTCCCGGCGGTGACGACGCTGCACAGCTACCGCTACTCCTGCGTCGTCGGAACCTGTGTGCGTGACGGTGCGATCTGCGAGGACTGCGTCGGTTCTCGCACGAAGCTCGCCGGTGTACGGCACGCCTGCTACCACGACAGCCGCCCTGCCACCGCCGCGCTGACCCTGAGCCTGGGGTTGCACCGCGCGATGGGCACCTTCGACCACTGCGTGAGCCGCTACCTGACGCTGACCGAGTTCTCGCGGCAGCTGCTCATCCGGGACGGCTACCCGGCCGAGAAGATCCAGGTCAAGGCCAACTCAGTGCCCGACCCCGGCTACCGCGCCGTGACCAGTGACGGGCCGCGCACCGTCCTCTTCGCTGGCCGCCTGGTCGACGTCAAAGGCGTTCGCACGCTGCTGGACGCGTGGGCGCAGGTACCTGCCGGACTGCGACTGGTCATCGCCGGCGACGGCGACCTGCGACCGCTCGTCGAGGAGCGCGCCGCTAGCGACTCGTCGATCGAGTTCGTCGGTTGGGTCTCCCAGGACAAGGTGGTGGAGCTGATGGGCGCCGCCGAGGTCGTGGTGGTCCCGTCCCAGTGGTATGAGGGTGCGCCCCTGGTCATCCTGCGCAGCCTGGGCGTCGGCACGCCGGTGCTGGTCTCGGACCTGGAGAACCTGTCGGCGGAGGTCCTGGCCGACAGGGTCGGGTGGGCGTTTCGGACAGGCGATGCTGCCGCCCTGGCTGCTGAGCTGGACCGCCTGCGTCAGGACCCGGGCCTGGCAGAGGGGCTGAGGTCGGCGGCGCGGGCCTCGTACGACGCGCGCTATTCGCCGGTGCTGGACCTAGGGCGGCTGGAGGAGGTCTATCAGCTGGTCGCCGGATCCGACTAG
- a CDS encoding sulfotransferase domain-containing protein, with protein sequence MVGGARCGTSALVEGLRAHAEIFVTDPKEPHYFAFHATGAHFTAPGDEHTVNKVSVTDREAYLALYPREHTYVALGDGSVSTMYYHQQALPEVVAMNPDMKLVVLLREPVDRAYSAFQYMRGRGLEPVEDFLEAVALEEERKAAGWHHMWHYTAMSYYADAIEAMQEAVPAEQLGVFFYDDLQADYDRTLERVRGFLGAAPLGDTASEVPRVNISGSPRSKLLHAGLAAATASPRLRASVKRMTTYRFRERVRRTVLRRDGLPADAVEALGPRYVEDLRRLRALVPGAVPSWLSEAL encoded by the coding sequence GTGGTCGGAGGCGCACGGTGCGGCACCAGTGCCCTCGTCGAGGGGCTGCGGGCGCACGCCGAGATCTTCGTGACGGACCCGAAGGAGCCGCACTACTTCGCCTTCCACGCCACCGGCGCCCACTTCACCGCGCCCGGTGACGAGCACACCGTGAACAAGGTGTCCGTGACCGACCGGGAGGCCTACCTGGCGCTCTACCCGCGAGAGCACACCTACGTCGCGCTGGGCGACGGCTCGGTCTCGACGATGTACTACCACCAGCAGGCACTGCCCGAGGTGGTGGCGATGAACCCGGACATGAAGCTGGTCGTGCTGCTGCGCGAGCCGGTCGACCGGGCGTACTCGGCCTTCCAATACATGCGCGGTCGCGGGCTCGAGCCGGTCGAGGACTTCCTCGAGGCCGTCGCGCTCGAGGAGGAGCGCAAAGCCGCCGGGTGGCACCACATGTGGCATTACACCGCGATGAGCTACTACGCCGACGCGATCGAGGCCATGCAGGAGGCCGTCCCGGCAGAGCAGCTCGGCGTCTTCTTCTACGACGATCTGCAGGCGGACTACGACAGGACCCTGGAACGGGTGCGGGGCTTCCTCGGCGCCGCGCCGCTCGGCGACACCGCCTCCGAGGTACCGCGGGTCAACATCTCCGGCAGCCCACGCTCGAAGCTGCTGCACGCCGGCCTCGCCGCCGCGACCGCCAGCCCGCGGCTGCGAGCCTCGGTCAAGCGGATGACGACCTACCGCTTCCGTGAGCGGGTCCGCCGGACGGTCCTGCGCCGCGACGGGTTGCCGGCCGACGCCGTCGAGGCGTTGGGCCCGCGCTACGTCGAGGACCTGAGGCGTTTGCGTGCCCTGGTCCCCGGTGCCGTGCCGTCCTGGCTCTCCGAGGCCTTGTGA
- a CDS encoding polysaccharide biosynthesis C-terminal domain-containing protein: MAENRSVGPSRRQFSTVFMWRAVAMAATVLQSIVLARVLGAEVFGGFSFAISTISIVALLVSLGLDQLFMRDLSAVDPDRAEGRERVVGVLALSATVVAPGCVFVAAVGVALLVMSSEPTRDANPYIYPLVVVLVTLPILMLRKFAEAGILAVKRPVLSFVGSNLIFPTMISVGVVLAERFVRVGPLTISAVYAVALFASAAFAVLVLRPELVRRLRAGRGPVLSRVPLRSTLRTSASLALVGSGFLISQNLDVILTGVFATPGDVATVRIVSRLGEMIAIFRVITLLQYKPYLAKAGMAGDWPTLERLMAKMTRTYVLTGAPLMVVAFALSSQILSLWGPDFAESEWTFRVYMLGVFVMLLGGPAATALSLSGHEKWAVRSLWTSVAVGAAGNCILIPMYGAFGCALASLASMIVLAWTSNRWARTRMGVNATVFTAFRRSPPAIS, translated from the coding sequence GTGGCTGAGAACAGGTCCGTCGGCCCCAGTCGGCGACAGTTCTCGACAGTGTTCATGTGGCGTGCGGTCGCCATGGCGGCCACCGTGCTGCAGTCGATAGTCCTGGCGCGTGTGCTCGGGGCAGAGGTGTTCGGCGGGTTCTCGTTCGCGATCTCCACCATCTCCATCGTCGCGTTGCTGGTGAGCCTTGGACTCGATCAGCTCTTCATGCGCGACCTCTCGGCGGTGGACCCCGATCGTGCGGAGGGCCGGGAGAGGGTGGTGGGAGTGCTCGCCCTGTCCGCGACCGTGGTCGCTCCCGGGTGCGTGTTCGTCGCCGCCGTCGGAGTCGCGCTTCTCGTCATGAGCTCCGAACCGACGAGGGACGCAAACCCGTACATCTACCCGCTCGTTGTCGTGCTCGTGACACTGCCGATCCTCATGCTGCGAAAGTTCGCCGAGGCAGGCATCCTTGCAGTCAAACGGCCGGTGCTGTCGTTCGTCGGCAGCAACCTGATCTTCCCAACCATGATCAGTGTCGGCGTTGTGCTCGCCGAGAGGTTCGTCCGGGTCGGACCCCTCACGATATCCGCCGTGTACGCCGTCGCGCTCTTTGCGTCGGCAGCGTTCGCGGTCCTCGTCCTGCGACCAGAACTTGTGCGACGTCTCAGAGCGGGGCGTGGGCCCGTGCTGAGCAGGGTGCCGTTGCGCAGTACTTTGCGGACATCGGCGTCGTTGGCGCTGGTGGGCTCAGGGTTCCTCATCAGCCAGAACCTGGACGTGATCCTCACCGGCGTCTTCGCGACACCTGGCGACGTGGCAACGGTTCGCATCGTCTCCAGACTGGGTGAGATGATCGCGATCTTCCGAGTCATCACATTGCTGCAGTACAAGCCCTACCTAGCGAAGGCTGGGATGGCCGGGGACTGGCCCACACTTGAGCGCTTGATGGCCAAGATGACACGTACGTACGTGCTCACTGGCGCACCGCTCATGGTCGTCGCCTTCGCACTGTCATCGCAGATCCTCTCGCTCTGGGGTCCAGACTTCGCGGAAAGTGAGTGGACGTTTCGGGTCTACATGCTCGGCGTGTTCGTGATGCTTCTCGGTGGTCCGGCTGCGACTGCCCTGTCGTTGTCGGGTCACGAGAAGTGGGCGGTGCGGTCACTCTGGACGTCCGTGGCGGTTGGCGCAGCCGGCAACTGCATTCTCATACCGATGTACGGCGCCTTCGGATGCGCACTGGCCAGCTTGGCGTCGATGATCGTCCTGGCATGGACGTCGAATCGCTGGGCCCGGACTCGGATGGGGGTCAACGCCACCGTGTTCACGGCGTTCAGGCGTTCCCCGCCAGCCATCAGCTAG
- a CDS encoding glycosyltransferase yields the protein MQDRTDGAMAIAHEWISARAGSEKVFEALAATYPEADLYALTRTPGVDLETGGRPVRTTFLDRLGPIRDRRGLTLPLMPLAWRNAGGGRRYDTVVTSSHACVKGFRPARDARQHCYVHAPMRYVWSPDIDARGGHSMLAPARAALRRWDLGSVRWVDSFAANSRTVADRVGRYYDREAVVIPPPVDTGFFAAAPRPERKSGLVAVGRMIPYKGFDRAIAIAAELEQPLTIVGRGPDESRIRALAAASSAPVDVVTGASDEQLRAHVAAAAVLLFPTIEDFGIVPVESQAAGTPVVGPALGGLLDTVVDGVTGHLAPTNEHEDLVEATRRALSVELSGQACRDHAETFGAAYFERRVRTWVG from the coding sequence TTGCAGGACCGGACGGACGGCGCTATGGCCATCGCTCACGAGTGGATCTCTGCGCGTGCCGGCAGCGAGAAAGTTTTCGAAGCGCTGGCGGCGACCTACCCCGAGGCGGACCTCTACGCCCTTACGCGGACGCCGGGCGTCGACCTCGAGACCGGGGGGCGCCCGGTACGCACGACGTTCCTCGACCGCCTCGGGCCGATCCGGGACCGCCGTGGGCTCACCCTCCCTCTCATGCCTCTGGCTTGGAGGAACGCGGGGGGCGGTCGCCGCTACGACACGGTCGTCACTTCGAGCCACGCCTGCGTCAAGGGATTCCGACCGGCCCGCGACGCGCGCCAACACTGCTACGTACACGCCCCGATGCGCTACGTCTGGTCGCCGGACATCGATGCCCGCGGCGGCCACTCGATGCTCGCCCCGGCGCGTGCGGCGCTCAGGCGCTGGGACCTGGGCTCGGTGAGGTGGGTGGACTCCTTCGCCGCCAACTCGCGGACGGTGGCGGATCGGGTGGGTCGCTACTACGACCGGGAGGCAGTGGTCATTCCACCGCCGGTCGACACTGGGTTCTTCGCGGCTGCCCCGAGACCCGAGCGCAAGAGCGGGCTGGTCGCGGTGGGCCGGATGATCCCGTACAAGGGCTTCGACCGGGCGATAGCGATCGCGGCCGAGCTTGAGCAGCCGTTGACCATCGTGGGTCGCGGGCCTGACGAGTCGAGGATCCGCGCCCTCGCCGCCGCCTCGTCCGCCCCGGTCGACGTGGTGACCGGCGCGTCGGACGAGCAGCTTCGCGCGCACGTTGCCGCGGCCGCGGTGCTCCTCTTCCCGACGATCGAGGACTTCGGAATCGTGCCGGTCGAGAGCCAGGCGGCAGGTACGCCGGTGGTGGGCCCCGCCCTCGGAGGGCTCCTCGACACTGTGGTGGACGGCGTCACCGGGCACCTTGCCCCGACGAACGAGCATGAGGACCTCGTCGAGGCGACGCGTCGCGCGCTCTCCGTCGAGCTGAGTGGTCAGGCGTGCCGTGACCACGCCGAGACCTTCGGGGCCGCATACTTCGAGCGCCGGGTCCGGACGTGGGTCGGATGA
- a CDS encoding glycosyltransferase family 4 protein, translating to MSGGPLRSVVVNGRFLAQDVTGVQRVGREILHALDELIGLDLYPGVEFEVVVPRATPDECLPRLEHLRLRRAGRLQGHLWEQLELPLIAGDRTLLCLGNLAPVLRLLRGARPTATMVHDLSYRYFPDAYSRAFRALYSVVIPVVLARSTVIVTVSESEKVSILRHYPRLARTHRLHAVQNGGGVPSSMSATTGASFTPIGAAVSGDDEQVVLYVGSLTRRKNADGLRRIADRLTSARPVRFVFAGATAGVFSGLDSGGAPAPSSPRIEFLGQVNDPHVLEELYRRASVFVFPSFYEASPLPPVEAMSAGTPVVASDIPSLRERCGDAVTYVEPHDIDGFVNEIGALLDDPALRDSMAERGRARAAAYSWRAQTERLVELLGVEQ from the coding sequence ATGAGCGGCGGCCCGCTTCGGAGCGTCGTGGTCAACGGGCGGTTCCTCGCGCAGGACGTCACCGGAGTGCAACGCGTGGGCCGGGAGATCCTGCACGCCCTCGATGAGCTGATTGGCCTTGACCTATACCCGGGCGTGGAGTTCGAGGTCGTCGTACCCAGGGCCACGCCCGACGAGTGTCTTCCGCGTCTGGAACACCTCCGGCTGCGGCGGGCGGGACGCCTCCAGGGGCACCTGTGGGAGCAGCTGGAGCTGCCGCTGATCGCCGGCGACCGCACGCTGCTGTGCCTCGGGAACCTCGCTCCGGTCCTCCGGCTGCTGCGAGGTGCCCGGCCGACGGCCACCATGGTCCACGACCTCTCCTACCGCTACTTCCCGGACGCCTACAGTCGCGCGTTCCGGGCGCTTTACTCGGTCGTGATACCGGTCGTGCTCGCGCGGTCAACCGTAATCGTGACCGTCTCCGAGAGCGAGAAGGTGTCGATCCTGCGCCATTACCCGCGGCTAGCACGCACCCACCGGTTGCACGCAGTGCAGAACGGCGGGGGAGTCCCGTCGTCCATGTCTGCGACGACCGGAGCGTCGTTCACGCCGATCGGTGCCGCGGTGTCGGGTGACGACGAGCAGGTAGTCCTCTACGTCGGGTCGTTAACACGACGCAAGAACGCAGACGGACTCCGGCGGATCGCTGACCGCCTGACGTCGGCCCGGCCTGTCCGTTTTGTCTTCGCAGGGGCCACTGCAGGGGTCTTTAGCGGGCTCGACAGTGGAGGTGCTCCGGCACCCTCCTCGCCACGGATCGAGTTCCTCGGTCAGGTCAACGACCCGCATGTCCTCGAGGAGCTCTACCGGCGTGCGTCCGTCTTTGTCTTCCCGTCCTTCTACGAGGCCTCTCCGTTGCCGCCGGTCGAGGCGATGAGCGCCGGCACGCCGGTGGTCGCCTCGGACATCCCCAGCCTGCGCGAGCGTTGCGGAGACGCTGTGACCTACGTGGAGCCGCACGACATCGACGGCTTCGTCAACGAGATCGGGGCACTCCTGGACGACCCCGCGCTACGGGACTCGATGGCGGAGCGCGGCCGGGCCAGGGCCGCGGCCTACTCGTGGCGGGCGCAGACAGAGCGGCTCGTCGAGCTGTTGGGGGTCGAGCAGTGA
- a CDS encoding sulfotransferase domain-containing protein → MILGAQKAATSSLHQALRVRPGISMPVGESAFFEDPDFASRPWTRFREKAGNQTKLGIKRPDSLCRNDIRERICSTHPSARFIVVLREPVSRAVSAYFHLARHGHIRAEGLDKAIHRGLADHREGLRTPASSLVEFGLYGSSLEVWMQRYPERNFLVLGQTEVADDLPGVLSRCSTLIGTPDIAADARGAGRDENVGSYDPRTFRMHRWGQLARTRPLAGTDRRVPRDAPALRFAGHGLVVLAKGLSRTGLPPPDLSPRIREELVDLYAADLPRLQGLVPPDAVYWATSPGNEGP, encoded by the coding sequence ATGATCCTGGGCGCACAGAAGGCGGCGACGTCATCTCTCCATCAAGCGCTGCGTGTCAGACCGGGGATTTCGATGCCAGTCGGCGAGAGCGCCTTCTTCGAGGACCCAGATTTCGCCAGCCGACCGTGGACCCGTTTTCGAGAGAAGGCCGGGAACCAGACCAAGCTAGGCATCAAGCGGCCCGACAGTCTGTGTCGCAACGACATTCGGGAGCGCATCTGTTCGACCCACCCCTCTGCACGCTTCATCGTTGTTCTCCGGGAGCCGGTCAGTCGTGCCGTCTCGGCCTACTTCCACCTTGCTCGGCATGGACACATCAGGGCGGAGGGACTCGACAAGGCAATCCACCGGGGTCTGGCAGACCACCGTGAAGGGCTGAGAACACCGGCGTCATCACTCGTCGAGTTCGGCTTGTACGGCTCGAGCCTGGAGGTATGGATGCAGCGTTATCCAGAGCGCAATTTCCTGGTGCTAGGGCAAACTGAGGTCGCCGACGACCTGCCGGGAGTCTTGTCTAGGTGCAGCACCCTGATAGGGACGCCAGACATCGCTGCCGACGCGCGAGGTGCTGGTCGGGACGAGAACGTGGGGTCGTACGATCCGCGCACGTTCCGAATGCACCGTTGGGGCCAGCTGGCAAGGACACGGCCGCTCGCCGGCACTGATCGGCGGGTTCCGAGGGACGCACCAGCCCTTCGCTTCGCGGGTCATGGCCTTGTCGTGCTGGCGAAGGGACTCTCACGTACCGGTCTACCTCCGCCCGACCTGAGCCCTCGGATCAGAGAGGAACTGGTGGACCTGTACGCAGCGGACCTCCCCAGGCTCCAGGGCCTCGTTCCGCCGGATGCCGTCTATTGGGCTACTTCCCCAGGCAACGAGGGACCATGA